The Apium graveolens cultivar Ventura chromosome 6, ASM990537v1, whole genome shotgun sequence genome contains a region encoding:
- the LOC141667685 gene encoding uncharacterized protein LOC141667685 isoform X2 gives MDDTEPMDCNTSQEDSNVKQHFSEGEFQSQLRETICKGSLDFDTWTALIAQIEKHYLDDINTISLVYDSFLSKFPLCHVYWKNYADHKARLCTLDKAVEIYERALQSATYCVSLWVNYCTFSITAFEDPCDIRRLFKRGMSFVGKDYLCHTLWDKYIEFECSQNQWSSLLRILIQSLRFPTKKLHNYYDNFKKFAAILEEERECLNISSMEVQAEVLPCGAMNMSETNIDDIIRNMQNPSNDSQCSDALQNYLAIGEQFYQRACQLEGKIHDFETSIGRPFFHMKPLDDNHLASWHSYLDFIEKQEDFDWIVKIYEKCLIPCANYPEFWMRYVEFMETKGGRELSNFALERATQIFLENTPVIHIFNARFREQIGDVHGARAAFLHGDKDLNSYFVESVIKAANMEKRLGNLAGASSIYENALNLASNKQKLHTVPVLYIHYSRLKHLIASSADKAIDVMLNGIEHVPRCRLLLEELLKLLMMHEGSKYMTVVDSIIANVMTSRPDVSQGLSTKDKEELSCLYLEYIDLCGTNDDVRKAWKRHIKLFPHLIRTTASNNNPNATHQLLDMAMEARKIKTLNQLPNAHGSGHLIQIPVEEEKELSTPENNGFLRDLVVTEKCQNEDGNSAQKEQLCLRNEVLSREDVAGDESKQKFLHRSENDVIRAMESTQAMVCNPRTDESELIEFTDGSAKQSEQAASRSEELVRKVEQYTVLTVSSEFLQQSSSSSDIHEMEENEHEKHLNPVNMEKVSLSSRGKESRDITTMELQERGVTQKSSFSDGQILDLGPSEEIQVTNNSKSSPPTNPASIKNNFQNDDSVNLSSSKSYQSPTQTQTECEVPANSGKNCPQNSISKALGGTSPELHDHSHGLQHPDDLQDQCSTDITTHVSVVNVDQGGNQYQSSAGQGNVTDHASPVKYVENQSYVSAPLSEKSPQHIISHPQALISHCSTRTSEPHGIIQNSQEHNQMLHLQQQQQQQQQQMLLHQQYQNQMLQLQNQYFQLQQQNQQLYQPPQQIQHHQYIQQTQQLQHPSYQLEQQQYLFYQQQQMLQQLHPGLQEQGTHLLGQHQTQLQQHNYQTEENARQQNEQGYQLQLQQYQVQQVYQQYLQQQNLQQQQAYQQIMLQNQAQQQQPIASTSTGNHPQGQALIPLRDKDAARVSENQTCTSPEGIGEPQNTVKYRPHYSQHPQRRKQSSHRASQMANTSLSPNPSDQSPLSQSKN, from the exons ATGGATGATACTGAACCAATGGATTGTAATACTTCACAAG AGGATTCCAATGTCAAACAACACTTTTCGGAAG GTGAATTTCAGAGTCAACTCCGAGAAACAATATGTAAAGGTTCATTAGATTTCGATACATGGACTGCCCTTATTGCCCAAATAGAAAAGCACTATTTG GATGACATAAATACAATTTCTCTAGTTTATGACTCCTTTTTGTCCAAGTTCCCTTTATGCCATGTATATTGGAAGAACTATGCTGATCACAAGGCACGTCTATGCACACTTGACAAGGCTGTTGAAATATATGAACGGGCATTGCAATCAGCAACATACTGTGTTAGTTTGTGGGTCAACTATTGTACATTCAGCATAACTGCATTTGAGGATCCATGCGACATTCGTAG ATTATTCAAGAGAGGGATGTCCTTTGTCGGAAAGGATTACCTATGTCATACCTTGTGGGATAAATACATCGAATTTGAATGTTCTCAGAATCAGTGGAGTTCTCTTTTAAGAATTCTGATTCAAAGTTTAAGATTTCCAACCAAAAAGCTGCATAATTATTACGATAA TTTTAAAAAGTTTGCTGCCATACTGGAAGAAGAGAGGGAGTGCCTGAACATTAGCAGTATGGAAGTACAAGCTGAAGTTCTCCCCTGTGGTGCAATGAACATGTCCGAAACTAATATCGATGACATCATTAGAAACATGCAAAATCCATCAAATGACTCTCAGTGCTCTGACGCCCTGCAGAATTATCTTGCCATTGGAGAACAGTTTTATCAGAGGGCATGCCAGTTAGAGGGGAAAATACATGACTTTGAGACTTCTATAGGAAGGCCCTTTTTTCATATGAAGCCCCTTGATGACAACCATCTAGCAAGTTGGCATAGCTATCTGGATTTCATTGAGAAACAAGAAGATTTTGATTGG ATTGTGAAAATTTATGAGAAATGTTTGATTCCATGTGCAAATTACCCCGAATTTTGGATGCGTTATGTTGAGTTCATGGAAACCAAGGGAGGACGTGAGTTATCGAACTTTGCACTTGAACGAGCAACTCAAATTTTTTTGGAG AACACACCAgtcatccatatcttcaatgcaagGTTTAGGGAACAAATTGGGGATGTACATGGTGCACGTGCTGCCTTTCTCCATGGTGATAAAGATTTAAATTCCTATTTTGTTGAAAGTGTCATAAAGGCAGCAAATATGGAAAAACGACTG GGTAATTTGGCAGGTGCTTCCAGTATTTATGAGAATGCACTAAATCTGGCATCAAATAAGCAAAAGTTGCACACTGTCCCAGTTCTCTATATCCACTACTCTCGTCTTAAACACCTG ATTGCCAGTAGTGCGGACAAAGCTATTGATGTGATGCTGAATGGTATTGAGCATGTGCCCCGTTGCAGATTACTTCTAGAG GAATTATTAAAACTTCTAATGATGCATGAAGGGTCAAAATACATGACTGTTGTGGACTCCATTATAGCTAATGTCATGACAAGCAGGCCAGATGTCTCTCAAGGTTTAAGCACCAAAGATAAGGAAGAATTGTCATGCTTGTATTTGGAG TATATTGACCTTTGCGGAACCAATGATGATGTAAGGAAGGCATGGAAGCGTCATATAAAGTTGTTCCCACACTTAATACGAACAACAGCCTCTAATAATAACCCCAATGCAACACATCAGTTGTTAGACATGGCCATGGAAGCTAGAAAGATAAAGACTTTGAACCAGCTACCTAACGCTCATGGTTCAGGCCATCTTATCCAGATCCCAGTAGAAGAAGAAAAAGAACTTTCGACGCCAGAGAATAATGGTTTCCTTCGTGACCTGGTTGTGACAGAAAAATGTCAAAACGAAGATGGCAACAGTGCGCAGAAGGAACAGTTATGCCTCAGAAATGAGGTTCTGTCTAGAGAAGATGTAGCTGGAGACGAATCGAAGCAAAAGTTCTTGCATAGATCCGAGAATGATGTCATTAGAGCAATGGAATCAACTCAGGCCATGGTATGCAATCCTAGAACAGATGAATCGGAACTGATTGAGTTCACCGATGGTTCAGCAAAGCAATCTGAACAAGCTGCATCTAGGTCAGAAGAGTTGGTAAGGAAGGTCGAACAGTATACAGTACTAACTGTATCATCAGAATTCTTGCAACAGTCCTCTAGTTCTTCAGATATACATGAGATGGAAGAAAATGAACACGAAAAGCATCTAAATCCGGTTAATATGGAGAAGGTTTCCTTAAGTTCCCGGGGGAAGGAATCTCGAGATATTACAACCATGGAACTCCAGGAGCGTGGTGTAACCCAGAAAAGTTCATTTTCTGATGGACAAATATTGGATCTTGGCCCTTCAGAAGAGATTCAGGTTACAAATAACTCAAAGAGCTCTCCACCTACTAATCCAGCTAGTATAAAAAACAATTTTCAGAATGACGACTCTGTAAACCTCTCATCTTCTAAAAGTTACCAAAGTCCTACCCAAACACAAACAGAATGCGAGGTTCCTGCAAATAGTGGGAAAAACTGTCCTCAGAATTCTATTAGTAAGGCGCTCGGTGGTACAAGTCCTGAACTTCACGACCATTCACATGGTTTACAGCATCCTGATGATCTTCAGGACCAGTGCTCAACTGACATTACAACTCATGTTTCCGTAGTTAATGTTGACCAAGGTGGGAATCAGTATCAGTCAAGTGCTGGTCAAGGGAATGTAACTGATCATGCCAGTCCAGTAAAATATGTAGAGAACCAAAGCTATGTATCTGCTCCACTTTCTGAAAAGTCTCCTCAGCATATTATTTCCCACCCTCAAGCATTAATTTCGCATTGTTCGACCCGAACTAGTGAACCGCACGGTATTATTCAGAACAGCCAAGAACACAATCAGATGTTGCACTtacagcagcagcagcagcagcaacaacagcaaatGCTTCTTCATCAACAGTATCAAAACCAGATGCTACAATTACAGAACCAATACTTTCAGCTGCAACAGCAAAATCAGCAACTCTATCAGCCACCGCAGCAGATCCAACACCATCAGTATATTCAACAGACACAGCAGCTTCAACACCCATCTTATCAACTGGAGCAACAACAATATTTGTTCTACCAACAGCAGCAAATGCTGCAGCAGCTACATCCAGGTCTGCAGGAGCAGGGCACTCATTTGTTAGGACAACATCAGACTCAGTTGCAGCAACATAACTATCAGACTGAGGAGAATGCTCGTCAACAAAATGAACAAGGATATCAACTACAACTGCAGCAGTACCAGGTGCAACAAGTATATCAACAATATCTGCAGCAGCAGAACCTACAACAGCAACAAGCCTATCAACAAATCATGTTGCAAAATCAAGCACAGCAGCAGCAGCCGATTGCTTCAACAAGCACAGGCAACCATCCGCAG GGGCAAGCGCTTATCCCACTCCGTGATAAAGATGCAGCTAGAGTTTCTGAAAATCAAACGTGCACATCCCCAGAGGGCATAGGAGAACCACAGAATACGGTTAAATACAGGCCTCATTACTCTCAGCATCCACAACGCCGCAAACAATCATCCCACAGGGCTTCGCAAATGGCCAACACATCTCTCTCCCCCAATCCTAGTGATCAGTCCCCTCTTAGTCAGTCGAAAAATTAA
- the LOC141667685 gene encoding uncharacterized protein LOC141667685 isoform X3: METQAEDSNVKQHFSEGEFQSQLRETICKGSLDFDTWTALIAQIEKHYLDDINTISLVYDSFLSKFPLCHVYWKNYADHKARLCTLDKAVEIYERALQSATYCVSLWVNYCTFSITAFEDPCDIRRLFKRGMSFVGKDYLCHTLWDKYIEFECSQNQWSSLLRILIQSLRFPTKKLHNYYDNFKKFAAILEEERECLNISSMEVQAEVLPCGAMNMSETNIDDIIRNMQNPSNDSQCSDALQNYLAIGEQFYQRACQLEGKIHDFETSIGRPFFHMKPLDDNHLASWHSYLDFIEKQEDFDWIVKIYEKCLIPCANYPEFWMRYVEFMETKGGRELSNFALERATQIFLENTPVIHIFNARFREQIGDVHGARAAFLHGDKDLNSYFVESVIKAANMEKRLGNLAGASSIYENALNLASNKQKLHTVPVLYIHYSRLKHLIASSADKAIDVMLNGIEHVPRCRLLLEELLKLLMMHEGSKYMTVVDSIIANVMTSRPDVSQGLSTKDKEELSCLYLEYIDLCGTNDDVRKAWKRHIKLFPHLIRTTASNNNPNATHQLLDMAMEARKIKTLNQLPNAHGSGHLIQIPVEEEKELSTPENNGFLRDLVVTEKCQNEDGNSAQKEQLCLRNEVLSREDVAGDESKQKFLHRSENDVIRAMESTQAMVCNPRTDESELIEFTDGSAKQSEQAASRSEELVRKVEQYTVLTVSSEFLQQSSSSSDIHEMEENEHEKHLNPVNMEKVSLSSRGKESRDITTMELQERGVTQKSSFSDGQILDLGPSEEIQVTNNSKSSPPTNPASIKNNFQNDDSVNLSSSKSYQSPTQTQTECEVPANSGKNCPQNSISKALGGTSPELHDHSHGLQHPDDLQDQCSTDITTHVSVVNVDQGGNQYQSSAGQGNVTDHASPVKYVENQSYVSAPLSEKSPQHIISHPQALISHCSTRTSEPHGIIQNSQEHNQMLHLQQQQQQQQQQMLLHQQYQNQMLQLQNQYFQLQQQNQQLYQPPQQIQHHQYIQQTQQLQHPSYQLEQQQYLFYQQQQMLQQLHPGLQEQGTHLLGQHQTQLQQHNYQTEENARQQNEQGYQLQLQQYQVQQVYQQYLQQQNLQQQQAYQQIMLQNQAQQQQPIASTSTGNHPQGQALIPLRDKDAARVSENQTCTSPEGIGEPQNTVKYRPHYSQHPQRRKQSSHRASQMANTSLSPNPSDQSPLSQSKN, encoded by the exons ATGGAAACACAAGCAGAGGATTCCAATGTCAAACAACACTTTTCGGAAG GTGAATTTCAGAGTCAACTCCGAGAAACAATATGTAAAGGTTCATTAGATTTCGATACATGGACTGCCCTTATTGCCCAAATAGAAAAGCACTATTTG GATGACATAAATACAATTTCTCTAGTTTATGACTCCTTTTTGTCCAAGTTCCCTTTATGCCATGTATATTGGAAGAACTATGCTGATCACAAGGCACGTCTATGCACACTTGACAAGGCTGTTGAAATATATGAACGGGCATTGCAATCAGCAACATACTGTGTTAGTTTGTGGGTCAACTATTGTACATTCAGCATAACTGCATTTGAGGATCCATGCGACATTCGTAG ATTATTCAAGAGAGGGATGTCCTTTGTCGGAAAGGATTACCTATGTCATACCTTGTGGGATAAATACATCGAATTTGAATGTTCTCAGAATCAGTGGAGTTCTCTTTTAAGAATTCTGATTCAAAGTTTAAGATTTCCAACCAAAAAGCTGCATAATTATTACGATAA TTTTAAAAAGTTTGCTGCCATACTGGAAGAAGAGAGGGAGTGCCTGAACATTAGCAGTATGGAAGTACAAGCTGAAGTTCTCCCCTGTGGTGCAATGAACATGTCCGAAACTAATATCGATGACATCATTAGAAACATGCAAAATCCATCAAATGACTCTCAGTGCTCTGACGCCCTGCAGAATTATCTTGCCATTGGAGAACAGTTTTATCAGAGGGCATGCCAGTTAGAGGGGAAAATACATGACTTTGAGACTTCTATAGGAAGGCCCTTTTTTCATATGAAGCCCCTTGATGACAACCATCTAGCAAGTTGGCATAGCTATCTGGATTTCATTGAGAAACAAGAAGATTTTGATTGG ATTGTGAAAATTTATGAGAAATGTTTGATTCCATGTGCAAATTACCCCGAATTTTGGATGCGTTATGTTGAGTTCATGGAAACCAAGGGAGGACGTGAGTTATCGAACTTTGCACTTGAACGAGCAACTCAAATTTTTTTGGAG AACACACCAgtcatccatatcttcaatgcaagGTTTAGGGAACAAATTGGGGATGTACATGGTGCACGTGCTGCCTTTCTCCATGGTGATAAAGATTTAAATTCCTATTTTGTTGAAAGTGTCATAAAGGCAGCAAATATGGAAAAACGACTG GGTAATTTGGCAGGTGCTTCCAGTATTTATGAGAATGCACTAAATCTGGCATCAAATAAGCAAAAGTTGCACACTGTCCCAGTTCTCTATATCCACTACTCTCGTCTTAAACACCTG ATTGCCAGTAGTGCGGACAAAGCTATTGATGTGATGCTGAATGGTATTGAGCATGTGCCCCGTTGCAGATTACTTCTAGAG GAATTATTAAAACTTCTAATGATGCATGAAGGGTCAAAATACATGACTGTTGTGGACTCCATTATAGCTAATGTCATGACAAGCAGGCCAGATGTCTCTCAAGGTTTAAGCACCAAAGATAAGGAAGAATTGTCATGCTTGTATTTGGAG TATATTGACCTTTGCGGAACCAATGATGATGTAAGGAAGGCATGGAAGCGTCATATAAAGTTGTTCCCACACTTAATACGAACAACAGCCTCTAATAATAACCCCAATGCAACACATCAGTTGTTAGACATGGCCATGGAAGCTAGAAAGATAAAGACTTTGAACCAGCTACCTAACGCTCATGGTTCAGGCCATCTTATCCAGATCCCAGTAGAAGAAGAAAAAGAACTTTCGACGCCAGAGAATAATGGTTTCCTTCGTGACCTGGTTGTGACAGAAAAATGTCAAAACGAAGATGGCAACAGTGCGCAGAAGGAACAGTTATGCCTCAGAAATGAGGTTCTGTCTAGAGAAGATGTAGCTGGAGACGAATCGAAGCAAAAGTTCTTGCATAGATCCGAGAATGATGTCATTAGAGCAATGGAATCAACTCAGGCCATGGTATGCAATCCTAGAACAGATGAATCGGAACTGATTGAGTTCACCGATGGTTCAGCAAAGCAATCTGAACAAGCTGCATCTAGGTCAGAAGAGTTGGTAAGGAAGGTCGAACAGTATACAGTACTAACTGTATCATCAGAATTCTTGCAACAGTCCTCTAGTTCTTCAGATATACATGAGATGGAAGAAAATGAACACGAAAAGCATCTAAATCCGGTTAATATGGAGAAGGTTTCCTTAAGTTCCCGGGGGAAGGAATCTCGAGATATTACAACCATGGAACTCCAGGAGCGTGGTGTAACCCAGAAAAGTTCATTTTCTGATGGACAAATATTGGATCTTGGCCCTTCAGAAGAGATTCAGGTTACAAATAACTCAAAGAGCTCTCCACCTACTAATCCAGCTAGTATAAAAAACAATTTTCAGAATGACGACTCTGTAAACCTCTCATCTTCTAAAAGTTACCAAAGTCCTACCCAAACACAAACAGAATGCGAGGTTCCTGCAAATAGTGGGAAAAACTGTCCTCAGAATTCTATTAGTAAGGCGCTCGGTGGTACAAGTCCTGAACTTCACGACCATTCACATGGTTTACAGCATCCTGATGATCTTCAGGACCAGTGCTCAACTGACATTACAACTCATGTTTCCGTAGTTAATGTTGACCAAGGTGGGAATCAGTATCAGTCAAGTGCTGGTCAAGGGAATGTAACTGATCATGCCAGTCCAGTAAAATATGTAGAGAACCAAAGCTATGTATCTGCTCCACTTTCTGAAAAGTCTCCTCAGCATATTATTTCCCACCCTCAAGCATTAATTTCGCATTGTTCGACCCGAACTAGTGAACCGCACGGTATTATTCAGAACAGCCAAGAACACAATCAGATGTTGCACTtacagcagcagcagcagcagcaacaacagcaaatGCTTCTTCATCAACAGTATCAAAACCAGATGCTACAATTACAGAACCAATACTTTCAGCTGCAACAGCAAAATCAGCAACTCTATCAGCCACCGCAGCAGATCCAACACCATCAGTATATTCAACAGACACAGCAGCTTCAACACCCATCTTATCAACTGGAGCAACAACAATATTTGTTCTACCAACAGCAGCAAATGCTGCAGCAGCTACATCCAGGTCTGCAGGAGCAGGGCACTCATTTGTTAGGACAACATCAGACTCAGTTGCAGCAACATAACTATCAGACTGAGGAGAATGCTCGTCAACAAAATGAACAAGGATATCAACTACAACTGCAGCAGTACCAGGTGCAACAAGTATATCAACAATATCTGCAGCAGCAGAACCTACAACAGCAACAAGCCTATCAACAAATCATGTTGCAAAATCAAGCACAGCAGCAGCAGCCGATTGCTTCAACAAGCACAGGCAACCATCCGCAG GGGCAAGCGCTTATCCCACTCCGTGATAAAGATGCAGCTAGAGTTTCTGAAAATCAAACGTGCACATCCCCAGAGGGCATAGGAGAACCACAGAATACGGTTAAATACAGGCCTCATTACTCTCAGCATCCACAACGCCGCAAACAATCATCCCACAGGGCTTCGCAAATGGCCAACACATCTCTCTCCCCCAATCCTAGTGATCAGTCCCCTCTTAGTCAGTCGAAAAATTAA
- the LOC141667685 gene encoding uncharacterized protein LOC141667685 isoform X1 produces MDDTEPMDCNTSQGELVAMETQAEDSNVKQHFSEGEFQSQLRETICKGSLDFDTWTALIAQIEKHYLDDINTISLVYDSFLSKFPLCHVYWKNYADHKARLCTLDKAVEIYERALQSATYCVSLWVNYCTFSITAFEDPCDIRRLFKRGMSFVGKDYLCHTLWDKYIEFECSQNQWSSLLRILIQSLRFPTKKLHNYYDNFKKFAAILEEERECLNISSMEVQAEVLPCGAMNMSETNIDDIIRNMQNPSNDSQCSDALQNYLAIGEQFYQRACQLEGKIHDFETSIGRPFFHMKPLDDNHLASWHSYLDFIEKQEDFDWIVKIYEKCLIPCANYPEFWMRYVEFMETKGGRELSNFALERATQIFLENTPVIHIFNARFREQIGDVHGARAAFLHGDKDLNSYFVESVIKAANMEKRLGNLAGASSIYENALNLASNKQKLHTVPVLYIHYSRLKHLIASSADKAIDVMLNGIEHVPRCRLLLEELLKLLMMHEGSKYMTVVDSIIANVMTSRPDVSQGLSTKDKEELSCLYLEYIDLCGTNDDVRKAWKRHIKLFPHLIRTTASNNNPNATHQLLDMAMEARKIKTLNQLPNAHGSGHLIQIPVEEEKELSTPENNGFLRDLVVTEKCQNEDGNSAQKEQLCLRNEVLSREDVAGDESKQKFLHRSENDVIRAMESTQAMVCNPRTDESELIEFTDGSAKQSEQAASRSEELVRKVEQYTVLTVSSEFLQQSSSSSDIHEMEENEHEKHLNPVNMEKVSLSSRGKESRDITTMELQERGVTQKSSFSDGQILDLGPSEEIQVTNNSKSSPPTNPASIKNNFQNDDSVNLSSSKSYQSPTQTQTECEVPANSGKNCPQNSISKALGGTSPELHDHSHGLQHPDDLQDQCSTDITTHVSVVNVDQGGNQYQSSAGQGNVTDHASPVKYVENQSYVSAPLSEKSPQHIISHPQALISHCSTRTSEPHGIIQNSQEHNQMLHLQQQQQQQQQQMLLHQQYQNQMLQLQNQYFQLQQQNQQLYQPPQQIQHHQYIQQTQQLQHPSYQLEQQQYLFYQQQQMLQQLHPGLQEQGTHLLGQHQTQLQQHNYQTEENARQQNEQGYQLQLQQYQVQQVYQQYLQQQNLQQQQAYQQIMLQNQAQQQQPIASTSTGNHPQGQALIPLRDKDAARVSENQTCTSPEGIGEPQNTVKYRPHYSQHPQRRKQSSHRASQMANTSLSPNPSDQSPLSQSKN; encoded by the exons ATGGATGATACTGAACCAATGGATTGTAATACTTCACAAG GGGAGTTGGTTGCTATGGAAACACAAGCAGAGGATTCCAATGTCAAACAACACTTTTCGGAAG GTGAATTTCAGAGTCAACTCCGAGAAACAATATGTAAAGGTTCATTAGATTTCGATACATGGACTGCCCTTATTGCCCAAATAGAAAAGCACTATTTG GATGACATAAATACAATTTCTCTAGTTTATGACTCCTTTTTGTCCAAGTTCCCTTTATGCCATGTATATTGGAAGAACTATGCTGATCACAAGGCACGTCTATGCACACTTGACAAGGCTGTTGAAATATATGAACGGGCATTGCAATCAGCAACATACTGTGTTAGTTTGTGGGTCAACTATTGTACATTCAGCATAACTGCATTTGAGGATCCATGCGACATTCGTAG ATTATTCAAGAGAGGGATGTCCTTTGTCGGAAAGGATTACCTATGTCATACCTTGTGGGATAAATACATCGAATTTGAATGTTCTCAGAATCAGTGGAGTTCTCTTTTAAGAATTCTGATTCAAAGTTTAAGATTTCCAACCAAAAAGCTGCATAATTATTACGATAA TTTTAAAAAGTTTGCTGCCATACTGGAAGAAGAGAGGGAGTGCCTGAACATTAGCAGTATGGAAGTACAAGCTGAAGTTCTCCCCTGTGGTGCAATGAACATGTCCGAAACTAATATCGATGACATCATTAGAAACATGCAAAATCCATCAAATGACTCTCAGTGCTCTGACGCCCTGCAGAATTATCTTGCCATTGGAGAACAGTTTTATCAGAGGGCATGCCAGTTAGAGGGGAAAATACATGACTTTGAGACTTCTATAGGAAGGCCCTTTTTTCATATGAAGCCCCTTGATGACAACCATCTAGCAAGTTGGCATAGCTATCTGGATTTCATTGAGAAACAAGAAGATTTTGATTGG ATTGTGAAAATTTATGAGAAATGTTTGATTCCATGTGCAAATTACCCCGAATTTTGGATGCGTTATGTTGAGTTCATGGAAACCAAGGGAGGACGTGAGTTATCGAACTTTGCACTTGAACGAGCAACTCAAATTTTTTTGGAG AACACACCAgtcatccatatcttcaatgcaagGTTTAGGGAACAAATTGGGGATGTACATGGTGCACGTGCTGCCTTTCTCCATGGTGATAAAGATTTAAATTCCTATTTTGTTGAAAGTGTCATAAAGGCAGCAAATATGGAAAAACGACTG GGTAATTTGGCAGGTGCTTCCAGTATTTATGAGAATGCACTAAATCTGGCATCAAATAAGCAAAAGTTGCACACTGTCCCAGTTCTCTATATCCACTACTCTCGTCTTAAACACCTG ATTGCCAGTAGTGCGGACAAAGCTATTGATGTGATGCTGAATGGTATTGAGCATGTGCCCCGTTGCAGATTACTTCTAGAG GAATTATTAAAACTTCTAATGATGCATGAAGGGTCAAAATACATGACTGTTGTGGACTCCATTATAGCTAATGTCATGACAAGCAGGCCAGATGTCTCTCAAGGTTTAAGCACCAAAGATAAGGAAGAATTGTCATGCTTGTATTTGGAG TATATTGACCTTTGCGGAACCAATGATGATGTAAGGAAGGCATGGAAGCGTCATATAAAGTTGTTCCCACACTTAATACGAACAACAGCCTCTAATAATAACCCCAATGCAACACATCAGTTGTTAGACATGGCCATGGAAGCTAGAAAGATAAAGACTTTGAACCAGCTACCTAACGCTCATGGTTCAGGCCATCTTATCCAGATCCCAGTAGAAGAAGAAAAAGAACTTTCGACGCCAGAGAATAATGGTTTCCTTCGTGACCTGGTTGTGACAGAAAAATGTCAAAACGAAGATGGCAACAGTGCGCAGAAGGAACAGTTATGCCTCAGAAATGAGGTTCTGTCTAGAGAAGATGTAGCTGGAGACGAATCGAAGCAAAAGTTCTTGCATAGATCCGAGAATGATGTCATTAGAGCAATGGAATCAACTCAGGCCATGGTATGCAATCCTAGAACAGATGAATCGGAACTGATTGAGTTCACCGATGGTTCAGCAAAGCAATCTGAACAAGCTGCATCTAGGTCAGAAGAGTTGGTAAGGAAGGTCGAACAGTATACAGTACTAACTGTATCATCAGAATTCTTGCAACAGTCCTCTAGTTCTTCAGATATACATGAGATGGAAGAAAATGAACACGAAAAGCATCTAAATCCGGTTAATATGGAGAAGGTTTCCTTAAGTTCCCGGGGGAAGGAATCTCGAGATATTACAACCATGGAACTCCAGGAGCGTGGTGTAACCCAGAAAAGTTCATTTTCTGATGGACAAATATTGGATCTTGGCCCTTCAGAAGAGATTCAGGTTACAAATAACTCAAAGAGCTCTCCACCTACTAATCCAGCTAGTATAAAAAACAATTTTCAGAATGACGACTCTGTAAACCTCTCATCTTCTAAAAGTTACCAAAGTCCTACCCAAACACAAACAGAATGCGAGGTTCCTGCAAATAGTGGGAAAAACTGTCCTCAGAATTCTATTAGTAAGGCGCTCGGTGGTACAAGTCCTGAACTTCACGACCATTCACATGGTTTACAGCATCCTGATGATCTTCAGGACCAGTGCTCAACTGACATTACAACTCATGTTTCCGTAGTTAATGTTGACCAAGGTGGGAATCAGTATCAGTCAAGTGCTGGTCAAGGGAATGTAACTGATCATGCCAGTCCAGTAAAATATGTAGAGAACCAAAGCTATGTATCTGCTCCACTTTCTGAAAAGTCTCCTCAGCATATTATTTCCCACCCTCAAGCATTAATTTCGCATTGTTCGACCCGAACTAGTGAACCGCACGGTATTATTCAGAACAGCCAAGAACACAATCAGATGTTGCACTtacagcagcagcagcagcagcaacaacagcaaatGCTTCTTCATCAACAGTATCAAAACCAGATGCTACAATTACAGAACCAATACTTTCAGCTGCAACAGCAAAATCAGCAACTCTATCAGCCACCGCAGCAGATCCAACACCATCAGTATATTCAACAGACACAGCAGCTTCAACACCCATCTTATCAACTGGAGCAACAACAATATTTGTTCTACCAACAGCAGCAAATGCTGCAGCAGCTACATCCAGGTCTGCAGGAGCAGGGCACTCATTTGTTAGGACAACATCAGACTCAGTTGCAGCAACATAACTATCAGACTGAGGAGAATGCTCGTCAACAAAATGAACAAGGATATCAACTACAACTGCAGCAGTACCAGGTGCAACAAGTATATCAACAATATCTGCAGCAGCAGAACCTACAACAGCAACAAGCCTATCAACAAATCATGTTGCAAAATCAAGCACAGCAGCAGCAGCCGATTGCTTCAACAAGCACAGGCAACCATCCGCAG GGGCAAGCGCTTATCCCACTCCGTGATAAAGATGCAGCTAGAGTTTCTGAAAATCAAACGTGCACATCCCCAGAGGGCATAGGAGAACCACAGAATACGGTTAAATACAGGCCTCATTACTCTCAGCATCCACAACGCCGCAAACAATCATCCCACAGGGCTTCGCAAATGGCCAACACATCTCTCTCCCCCAATCCTAGTGATCAGTCCCCTCTTAGTCAGTCGAAAAATTAA